The DNA window TATAAAATGTACTTACATTTTAACAATGtatagaaaaaagaaaaatatacaacaataGTCAATTTGGGCAATGAAGTTACTAAGATAATTTGTTTCAGTATCAGACTGTCAgacaatcttttatttattttcatagggGATGATGATAATGGTCCTGCACTACCTACAAGAGCCACGGAAGAATTTCGACCATTCATTCGAAGATTGCCAGAATTTAAGTTTTGGCTCTCAGTCACAAAAAGCACCATAATTGGCTTCTTCTGCACATTCATTGATGCATTCAATATTCCAGTGTTCTGGCCTATATTAGTGATGTATTTCATTACATTGTTTTGTATAACAATGAAGAGACAAATTAAGGTCAGTAATATAACTAACTCAATTACGGCTGTGGGTTGCGACCCCTTCTATTAATCAtcatgtatggatttatttgaTACTTATAATGGGgcattttatataaaactataTAAAACTGCGATTTCGTCGGTACAAGTttcggttttttgaaatcccttGGGAAGTTTGATTTCCCAGGAGcttttctgtaccaaatttcattaaaatcggttaacaAATGGGACGTGATTACGTGAAAAACTAATAGACAAACATACACTtttgtatttgtaatattagtatgaattttctTGGGAAGTCAACCAGGAATGGTGGCTTAACATGCAGCTCTACAAGGCCCTAAGGAAAAGTAAAAGCTTGATTCAAACCTAAGTTGAACACCCATCTAGTTACAGTTAATACACAGTTGTTTCACTAGCAAAATCAATTGATATGCACTTgtaagtacagtagccggcatcggcagaaagtattgtacatcgagtACAAtatgtaaaggtcgatgtcatcgacctttagagcgctgtctctgtcactcatacctatgtgacgtttgtcagtctcaacaacagagacaacgctccacaaaaccgctatctctttgtaaaggttgatgtacaatatttcctgccggtaCTGTAGGCCATACCACCCCCAATAATTTAACCATTGTTAAAGAAAATTAcacaaagtttttattatttttttccatCATAGCCAATCTCTTTTTTGATaacatgtatattttatttttcagcatATGATTAAATACAGATATTTACCATTCACTCACAACAAACCCAAGTATAGGACTGTGGACCCCAGTGTGACTGTAAACTGACGGTGTACGTCAACCTACTCAAACACTACCTTGAACTATCAAAGAAGTATGAAAACTGTTGTAtggaaatatttttagaaatacagtttttattataatgttttttatttttaatttaatgtattaAGTAATGGAATTTGTAATgttaaaagttaattttatgTTGGTTCTTTGCCAAGtatgtatagtacctactttgtaattttatgaacagattttattaattaatgtgTAATTGCCTAAATTTATCAAATAGAATGTGAATAAGCTGAAGGAAAtgtagaatataatatagaataaattagtcttaattattattaaatatacagtgttttttttaactgggacagtatggggaaatccaaaactTTAGgtcttttttgtgaaaacaattttggcatagtAAATTtttcggtcaagtgtgagttgtccataaaaatcaatgaaattgactattttttttttaatgctgaTGGACACAGTTTCGAGTTCGAAACATTGTATCAAGAGAAAAAAATCGCGACAGCAGAAGGTGGTCAaaagtaaatgtttttggttttttcatacaatttgTAAGTGCCtaacaggtaagtaggtaggtaggtaacctaaTAACATTAATAGTTCATTATGACATCTCACCTTGCCATCACATTATTATGAACATTTTCAGAACACCTGTAGTGGCATAAGGAAGTGTGTGCATTATGTTTCAAtggtagattattaaccaaggggatcaagcagtgtcttctgtcgcgggtgacgatttaagttCCAACCAAGACAAAGACggctttatcaccgaggaaaatactctacttttcgtaccatttgcgaaaaaattaacacaataataatatgagataagcatttattaaacgtatttttagaacataacttatttataaaaagaaattaaaataaacttaacgtttatgtatttgaagaaaacaaaaacgcggcaaattcctagactaatatttttttgtcgcaaaagcaaaggcatcaagctcatacggTCTCGTCGGtgttcgtaattttatttaataatcataactgcataataaatgcgtattcctttttcaaaaagatgtataatgctttatacagggttacaggaaaagaggacacgatcccgttaaggggttatagtacaggccattagctatcaaacgacccctaaagtgcttatgcgaaagtgtatcgttttcgagttattcatttttttatttttttcttggtaaaggggtgtttgccactttaaaaattaacaaaaaaaaggaacaatgtatttcatcagatttttttttcttgcttgctagtacatatccttgttaataataaacagttataaaacaagaaaaatcttcaagccttttaaaattacagcccaaaaactgtacaagttttcgatttttaaatttaattctttgaataacttgcaaattttctgtaaaaattactatggcacttatcctgcggattattttaaaaacatctacgattcgttagctatccattggtacaaaaaaattacaaaaaaaatcataaaatcaagaaaaaattacacaaaaaagAGAGAACGTAGAAAATTCTAGCAAATgatattgccaaagaattaaatcagaatcaatgtaaaaacgagtttaatgcaaaatcgttgaagattatttttcaatgaggtcaaaaggtaaaataaaatcagtcaagtgcgagtcgggctcgcacacgaagggttccgtaccatcgtacaagaaataacactttttaatttttatggcagccattttgaaatttttgatatctgttgttatagcggcaataaaaatacacattctgtaaaaatttcaagtctctacttattagggttcacgagatacagtccactgacagacaaacggacggccggacagacggacggacggacgaacgaacatgaaattttcacaaaatgtgtatttgtatggctactataacaacaaatactaaaaattacaaaatggctgacataaaaattaaaaaaaaattaaaaggtgttATGTGTGTGCCCGATCTCGATGATCGCTCGAGATGATTGATTGACGTATCTActacataaaatttaaaagtggaACATTTTTATGGCactcaaaagttaaaaaaagatcattttcgtaccacttgctcaaaaaagttacattctatgccacaaaaagcgaacataacaatagtcatttttaatctgttaaaaacagggaaagaaaattgtactgaatttcattcatcctctaatctgtgtttacaccattgagttataaagcattatacagggttacaggaaaagaggacacgatcacgttaaggggttatagtacaggctattagctatcaaacgacccctaaagtgcttatgcgaaagtgtatcgtgtATCGATATGGGCAGATCTTCTATCAAAATAAAAACGGGGtgggttaggccatagtccacaacGCAGGTCAAACGCACATTGgcaagttttctcacgatgttttgaaACGTGAAACGCACATAATAAAACGAGCCtaagtcgcacttggccggttttttatgtacTTTTTCACTAAGAAAATTCCTTTGTCTAGCAATCAAAGTGACAGGCTTATGAACCTAAAAAAATGGCGGGCAGCGTTTTCGCGATGAAAttagaaattaataattgaaatgcatttttattgcacttatcgatcgaatcaAATTTTTGGtggtttattatcactttaggatcaaattaaaacacttttcaaaaaagggtaaaataccctattgttttcacaaaaatacCTAAAGGTTCGTAAGAAGTTTATGTGTATCTCCTATagttttggatttccccatactgtcccagttaaaaaaaacacaccctacattatatttaaatttaagatgcatTTATGCATAGAAAACAATCAGCATTTCTCCCAACTTTCTGCCCCTGCCCCATTCAAATATTTGTAACTACGATCCTAAACTGTTTTTCGTTCTTATATGAACCAGTACCTAACTATCCTATCTAacctcatttttagggttccgtagtaaacaatatatcccttatagtttcgccatgtccgtccgtccgtccgtcctcgctTAATCTCAGacttagtgctagaaatctgtaatttggcatggatataaatattaattacgccgacaaagtggtgaaataaaattttgataaatatttttttagggtagctcctcaacatgtaaagtggggataaattttttttctcgtctaccccatagtgtggggtaccGTTGagtaggtcttttaaaaatactttgggTGTGGGaatatcatttttcgatttctagatccgtttgtaaaatatgatgttttaaagtgttaatttttattagagtcaagtgtccccccctctatcagccaaatggtagtatataggaacgtgaaaaaattcacagcaatagtatatataatcaattttaaaggaaaactatcagggctaagtagggttcacaggttaaggagttatatcagtttttcgaggattgtgactacggaaccctacactgcgcgtggcccgcgacgcacttggccggttttttataatattaaattgataACAGCTATGAGCTCAACAGATAAGTATGCTTGTAGCTTTAGGGATTGAATAAGcatttaataatttgaaaatttttgTACTGGCTGGTATTAGAACTTGATTTATTCAATTCTAATGTTTCCCAATTAAACTGGTCCTGTCCACGTCTACAAATAAACAATTATTGTGCAATTTTCCAGTTTAATTTTATATCAGTTTTTAGTGTTCCATAGGTactgaaaagtaaataaaacctacgaatcagactcgcgcaccgagagttccgtagaATCACAGAACAAATGATAGAATGAAGGTGAATTAAGTAAATCAAATCGGGCAAGATGAATAGGGTCACGTTCGTCTTGCCCGAAAATCATTATATAAGTATATGTAAAGTAAGTACAAGTGCTTAtaataaacatacctactttataagGTCACTTGAAATAGGTTAATCGTAGTACGTAACTCAATATTGACCTACTTAAGTATGCGGTAAAATTGTGTTCATTTCAGCTTGAAAATTGTCgtgtaatacctacttatacgtGCTTATACTTACGTTTTATAACACGAAACGATTCCTTTGAATGATTACCTACAGGCAATACCGCACAATTTTCGACTACCTAATGAGGTAGGTTGGTGAATcaaatagatatacctatactatataCGTAGACATGAATAAAGTAAACTCGCCATGCTCACCTTAAAGTTTCTGGAGAATGACAGGTGAATTTTgtacttaagtaattaattaattaggtgcctaattattatttaagaatATCCTATGCCTTCGTTTAAGAacgatataatatgaaaaggtacctacatacctacagcagaaaataatggtttttaaatagtcaaaattgaaaataatctaccactggttcggaatgcccttaaccgagaagaaccagcaagaaactcggcggttgctcttttcaaataatatgtacatattatttgaaaagagcCTACCTAATTTACAATAGTgggtaatattatgatttatgattaatCATGCTTGTATAAGTAATTGCAGTGCTGTGCCTTGCCGGAGTGAGCGAGAAAAAACCACGACCGCAGCGTCCCCTGGTGACCACCAAGAACGTtaaaatagggatgatgactattcaaatcagctactttttatcaaacgtcaaaacactcgctttgtaagggagcttgtatgaaaaggtaaaaaaaattgtatgaaatgtgacgtcatacacatctggcgtaggtacttttttagttagGTAAATAGATAAATCAAAATGATTAGCAAACTAGCAGAGAAGTgcattttacgaattttggaagaccctctgtctatttaataattaggtaggtacctatacctactaagaaataatttacttttgacatgggCATAATCCCCATTAcagttcgtacaaaatgacttctctcGTGCCATTTTTGACCGAGCGTCGTGAGGTCTCTgagtccatccgtctgtcacagccttataacttctgcaTTTCTGCAAAGAGAAGATTGATTTCGACGCTATAATAtgtcaaaaaattatttaaaaaaccgacatccaaaaccactacaaagtaaaaaaaacttgtttctatgcacgtgtatgtatgtatgaagtcgggcgagtataataaaagaaactacaTATAAATCATAGTGTGAAGCtcacccgacttcaacatacatacacgtgtagaaacaaaagttattttttacttatattttttttattttaagctttttagtgtaagtaatcATGCTTGGTCcccaaaatatcaattcaccagcaaaactttcgaaatccacacggcttagaaGTTCCTTgcactttgcagcatcaggattgaagggTTGGAACTCGGAATTCAATAACATAGTCTATGCTcggtatttacaatattatttcaccaggtaAAGCTCTTGAAtctctatagtttaggagttctgttctgtaccatgcatcatcaggCTTGAGGAGTTCGGACTCGGAGTATAATCATGAAGCTGTTTCTTGatacataaaatatcaattcaccatcagaaattcccgaatccccactcAGCTTACGCGACATAGGAGTTCagtcagtaccttgcagcatcagattgaggagttgggatccgaagtgcAATGGTGTAGTCcatgcttggcaccaaaaataatattgcatcatccgcagttcctgaatcactatagttaaggagtgctgtaccctacatcatcagggttgaggagttgggacttggaactTGAAAccgaagtaaaaaataacttttgtttctagtttctacacgtgtaggtatgtatgttgaagtcgggcgagctacacgctttgatttctagtttcttttatgcttgcccgacttcatacatttttttcaaaaattatattttactttgtagtggttttggaaatcggttttttaaatatatttttttatctattaAAACACACTCATTCACCGGCCTACTGAGCTTTTTCTAGGGTCGCCTCTCTCTCACctgaaaattaaattagtaatccatatacctacctactttcatatttattataaactagctgaccctgcgaacttcgttccgcctaacagtcgattcaaattttttaattttttttaaaatatcaattcactatcagaaattctaaaatccccacgatttaggacttcagtactttgcagcatcaggatcgaggagttaggatccgaagttcaatgatgtagcctatgcttggtacctaaaataattttgcatcatccgcagttcctgaaacattatagtttaggattgctgtaccctacatcatcagggttgaggagttgagacttgaagtctgagaataaagtcgttgcttggtacctacaatatgaattcactatgaacacttcctgaaacttgataactcaggcgggcagtaaccctgcagcatcaggattaaggagttgaatccagaattttttatgtgaccaccacgaaaactgtttttgttgatttaaaaaatatatttgctaatcggtccagaaacctcgaaaaaatcgatgtagaaaaaagaaccacctcatttttgacagtcggttaaaaaccgattaccttgaaatatttacggaacaatttataaaatatcccctttctaacaaaaaaagaatgaatgaaatcggactacgcgttaatgaattacaactcagtatacattttaactttcatcccctctcctacgggaaccatgctgaatttcgggataaaaagtatcctatattcttcctcatagtatgacctcaaatcgcaccaagtttcattggaatccattcagtagtttcagcgtgatgcgcggccgtgatacagacagacagacagacagacagacagatagacagacagacagacaaaaatgaaaaaaattacagttttgtgttcagtatcgattatagagtgccctcgaaaaaaaattttcaaaatatcttcaatgtacagaatgtacagaatttgacctgttacagttttattaggtataagtattgatgattgatatgatatgatatatatcccctttctaacaaaaaaagaatgaatgaaatcggactacgcgttaatgaattacaactcagtatacattttaactttcatcccctctcctacgggaaccatgctgaatttcgggataaaaagtatcctatattcttcctcatagtatgacctcaaatcgtaccaagtttcattggaatccattcagtagtttcagcgtgatgcgcggccgtgatacagacagacagacagacagacagatagacagacagacagacaaaaatgaaaaaaattacagttttgtgtttagtatcgattatagagtgccctcgaaaaaaaaatttcaaaatatcttcaatgtacagaatttgacctgttacagttttattataagtattgattgatgattgatatcttcaatgtacagaatttgacctgttacagttttattataagtattgattgattgactagctgaccctgcgaacttcgttccgcctaacagtcgatcaaattttttaatattttctctcCGCaataaccatcctcgtacttcaaggaatattataaaaaagaattagcgaaatcggttcag is part of the Maniola hyperantus chromosome 3, iAphHyp1.2, whole genome shotgun sequence genome and encodes:
- the LOC117996532 gene encoding protein RER1 — its product is MMDGNDNLSSESSRRGFISQGWIRISQIYQGLLDKWTPHIKSRWAGSIVLLAIFILRIFLKQGWYIVTYALGIYHLNLFIAFLTPKIDPAMDIDGDDDNGPALPTRATEEFRPFIRRLPEFKFWLSVTKSTIIGFFCTFIDAFNIPVFWPILVMYFITLFCITMKRQIKHMIKYRYLPFTHNKPKYRTVDPSVTVN